In one Cellulomonas sp. JZ18 genomic region, the following are encoded:
- a CDS encoding glycosyltransferase — MAGADRPADRARLVTPGWPAAPPTDAAPLHGLAVVVVSYGSSHLLDAGLPATLTAAGAHVVVVDNDSGDAERRAATALCAARGWLLVPSANDGFGAGCNRGVAAARAAGCDVVLLLNPDAAVTSEDARTLLEHVRRHPGDVVSPVVVLPTGRESFVGAVVDVPAGRTRRPRPGDAATLRPWLSGACLALHVDTYTALGGFDERYFMYWEDVDLSWRAVGRGARLVVRDDVRVVHEVGGTEGGVGKSPLYCYWNCRNRMLFAALHLAPADRRRWALRSGAYALEVVLRSGRRVAVRSPRAALAAVRGTVAGLLLARRSAPDDRAGHGGGDGDRGAGGGAGPGGGRRA; from the coding sequence GTGGCGGGAGCGGATCGACCGGCCGACCGGGCGCGGCTCGTCACGCCCGGGTGGCCGGCGGCGCCGCCCACAGACGCCGCGCCTCTGCACGGCCTGGCGGTGGTCGTCGTCAGCTACGGGTCCTCGCACCTGCTCGACGCCGGCCTGCCCGCGACCCTGACGGCCGCCGGCGCCCACGTGGTCGTCGTCGACAACGACTCGGGTGACGCCGAGCGCCGTGCCGCCACGGCGCTGTGCGCGGCGCGCGGCTGGCTCCTCGTGCCGTCGGCGAACGACGGCTTCGGCGCCGGGTGCAACCGGGGGGTGGCGGCCGCGCGCGCGGCCGGCTGCGACGTCGTGCTCCTGCTCAACCCCGACGCGGCGGTCACGTCCGAGGACGCCCGCACCCTGCTGGAGCACGTGCGTCGTCACCCGGGGGACGTCGTCAGCCCCGTCGTCGTGCTGCCGACGGGGCGCGAGTCGTTCGTCGGTGCCGTCGTGGACGTCCCGGCCGGTCGCACGCGCCGACCTCGTCCCGGCGACGCCGCGACGCTGCGCCCGTGGCTGTCCGGCGCGTGCCTCGCGCTGCACGTCGACACGTACACCGCGCTCGGCGGGTTCGACGAGCGGTACTTCATGTACTGGGAGGACGTCGACCTGTCCTGGCGCGCCGTCGGCAGGGGTGCGCGGCTGGTCGTGCGGGACGACGTGCGGGTCGTGCACGAGGTGGGCGGCACGGAGGGTGGCGTGGGGAAGTCGCCGCTGTACTGCTACTGGAACTGCCGCAACCGCATGCTCTTCGCCGCGCTGCACCTCGCACCCGCCGACCGGCGGCGCTGGGCGCTGCGCAGCGGTGCGTACGCGCTCGAGGTGGTGCTGCGCTCCGGCCGCCGGGTCGCCGTCCGGTCGCCGCGCGCGGCCCTGGCGGCGGTCCGCGGGACGGTCGCCGGCCTGCTCCTGGCCCGCCGGAGCGCGCCCGACGACCGGGCGGGCCACGGCGGTGGTGACGGTGACCGCGGCGCCGGCGGGGGAGCAGGGCCGGGCGGCGGGCGGCGGGCCTAG
- a CDS encoding heavy-metal-associated domain-containing protein: MLPATPRTFVGTATVRVADVVCGHCLDAVQASVRQVAGIRSVTVDHAARTLTVVADEPVDRADLDAAVARTGHAAVPLR, encoded by the coding sequence GTGCTGCCCGCCACCCCCCGCACGTTCGTCGGCACCGCCACCGTGCGCGTCGCCGACGTCGTCTGCGGCCACTGCCTCGACGCCGTGCAGGCGTCCGTCCGCCAGGTCGCCGGCATCCGCTCGGTGACCGTCGACCACGCGGCGCGCACCCTCACGGTCGTCGCCGACGAGCCCGTGGACCGCGCCGACCTCGACGCGGCCGTGGCGCGCACCGGGCACGCCGCCGTCCCGCTGCGGTGA
- a CDS encoding LuxR family transcriptional regulator produces MIAGRDAERAALRAVLDAARAGHGGAALVRGEPGAGKSALLADAVAAADGMRVLRVRGVESEAPLAFAALHRLLRPLRDGVEALPARQARALRAALGESDEDGAAPADRFLVYLAVLTLLSDAAAARPTLVAVDDAHWLDDASREAVLFVGRRVEGEHLAVLLAARDGTLTEPDLPLVVAGGLDRDAAAALLAAATGADVPGTVVERLHARTGGNALALVELAAALDRDVLTGLRPLPSELPLTGGVESAFLGRYRALDAHARWVVLVAAADDSGDAEVVRDAARLLGADDAAVDAARRSGLVTVAGAHVDVRHPLVRSAVYADATAAERRRTHAALAEVLHRPQDADRRAWHRAAAAERPDEDVVGALEAAAVRSAAAGGHEAASATWERAAELSAAPDARARRLHRAAAAAWTAGRPDRAGVLADAALLTGDDPLVRADAALLRARVEWNTGSVQVAHRRLVESARAVAPHDADRARVAAMFAASLEATSHVEPDPEVLRFASGPTTADGRCVAEVLRAFVALAGQDWGTAVPAVRRAAELAATARLDLEGLLPNLALVALHVGQDDVALRLHERLLAEARDVGALPLVVYALTRRGAVDVVTGRWDQLAAGAQEALHLATATGRPALTAMPQAWLALVAALRGDEDAADRLAALEHAVAAGPMGTTEASVRGQLGWVRAVLADSPAAALHHWAQMGHGFAERLVVVDRVEAAVHAGRPDLARRWVTDVAQFAQGTDAAWAVAAAEHGRALLAPPDEAEEHFRRALDAHASSTRRVDEARTRLAYGEWLRRARRRVDARPHLRAALHTFDDLGARRWAQRAAQELRASGEQLRRRDTAAAPTAALTPAERQVAALTARGLPTRQVAAQLFVSPRTVDFHLRNVFAKLGVTSRAELAHVLPDLAP; encoded by the coding sequence GTGATCGCGGGACGGGACGCCGAGCGGGCGGCGCTGCGCGCCGTGCTCGACGCCGCCCGGGCCGGGCACGGCGGCGCCGCTCTCGTGCGCGGCGAGCCGGGGGCCGGCAAGTCCGCCCTGCTCGCGGACGCCGTCGCCGCGGCCGACGGCATGCGCGTCCTGCGGGTGCGGGGCGTGGAGTCCGAGGCGCCGCTGGCCTTCGCGGCGCTGCACCGTCTCCTGCGTCCCCTGCGCGACGGGGTCGAGGCGCTGCCGGCCCGGCAGGCGCGCGCGCTGCGCGCCGCGCTCGGCGAGAGCGACGAGGACGGTGCCGCACCGGCCGACCGCTTCCTCGTCTACCTCGCCGTGCTCACCCTGCTGTCGGACGCGGCCGCGGCACGGCCGACGCTCGTCGCGGTGGACGACGCCCACTGGCTCGACGACGCGTCGCGCGAGGCCGTGCTGTTCGTCGGCCGGCGCGTCGAGGGCGAGCACCTGGCGGTGCTCCTCGCGGCGCGCGACGGGACGCTGACCGAGCCGGACCTGCCGCTCGTCGTGGCGGGCGGCCTGGACCGCGACGCCGCGGCGGCCCTGCTCGCGGCGGCGACGGGCGCCGACGTGCCGGGCACGGTCGTCGAGCGGCTGCACGCGCGCACGGGCGGGAACGCCCTCGCCCTCGTCGAGCTCGCGGCCGCGCTCGACCGCGACGTGCTGACCGGACTGCGTCCGCTGCCGTCCGAGCTGCCGCTCACCGGCGGCGTCGAGAGCGCGTTCCTCGGCCGGTACCGGGCGCTGGACGCGCACGCCCGCTGGGTCGTCCTGGTCGCGGCGGCGGACGACTCGGGCGACGCGGAGGTCGTGCGCGACGCGGCCCGGCTCCTGGGGGCGGACGACGCCGCCGTGGACGCAGCCCGCCGGTCCGGCCTGGTGACGGTGGCGGGGGCGCACGTCGACGTGCGGCACCCGCTGGTCCGCTCCGCCGTGTACGCCGACGCCACCGCGGCCGAGCGCCGGCGCACGCACGCGGCGCTCGCCGAGGTGCTGCACCGGCCCCAGGACGCCGACCGGCGTGCCTGGCACCGCGCGGCGGCCGCGGAACGGCCGGACGAGGACGTGGTCGGCGCGCTCGAGGCAGCGGCCGTGCGGTCCGCGGCGGCGGGCGGCCATGAGGCGGCGTCCGCGACGTGGGAGCGGGCGGCCGAGCTGTCCGCCGCCCCCGACGCGCGCGCCCGACGCCTGCACCGCGCCGCGGCGGCGGCGTGGACCGCGGGACGCCCGGACCGCGCGGGCGTGCTCGCCGACGCGGCGCTGCTCACGGGCGACGACCCGCTCGTGCGGGCGGACGCCGCCCTGCTGCGTGCGCGGGTGGAGTGGAACACCGGGTCGGTGCAGGTCGCGCACCGCCGCCTGGTGGAGTCGGCGCGTGCGGTCGCGCCGCACGACGCCGACCGTGCCCGGGTGGCGGCGATGTTCGCGGCGTCGCTCGAGGCCACCTCCCACGTGGAGCCCGACCCGGAGGTCCTGCGGTTCGCGAGCGGGCCCACCACCGCGGACGGCCGCTGCGTCGCCGAGGTCCTGCGTGCGTTCGTCGCGCTCGCCGGTCAGGACTGGGGCACGGCCGTGCCGGCCGTGCGGCGCGCCGCGGAGCTGGCGGCCACGGCGCGGCTCGACCTCGAGGGGCTCCTGCCCAACCTCGCGCTCGTCGCGCTGCACGTGGGTCAGGACGACGTCGCCCTGCGCCTGCACGAGCGGCTGCTCGCCGAGGCCCGGGACGTGGGGGCGCTGCCGCTGGTGGTCTACGCGCTGACGCGCCGTGGCGCGGTCGACGTCGTGACCGGGCGCTGGGACCAGCTGGCCGCGGGCGCGCAGGAGGCGCTGCACCTGGCGACGGCCACGGGACGCCCCGCACTGACCGCGATGCCGCAGGCGTGGCTCGCGCTCGTGGCCGCCCTGCGGGGCGACGAGGACGCGGCGGATCGCCTCGCCGCGCTCGAGCACGCGGTCGCGGCCGGGCCGATGGGCACCACGGAGGCGTCCGTGCGCGGCCAGCTCGGGTGGGTCCGTGCCGTCCTCGCCGACTCCCCCGCGGCGGCGCTGCACCACTGGGCGCAGATGGGCCACGGCTTCGCCGAGCGCCTCGTCGTCGTGGACCGCGTGGAGGCGGCCGTGCACGCCGGACGCCCCGACCTCGCACGCCGGTGGGTGACGGACGTGGCGCAGTTCGCGCAGGGCACGGACGCCGCCTGGGCGGTGGCGGCCGCCGAGCACGGACGCGCCCTGCTCGCACCCCCCGACGAGGCGGAGGAGCACTTCCGGCGCGCCCTCGACGCGCACGCCTCGTCGACGCGCCGGGTGGACGAGGCCCGCACCCGGCTCGCGTACGGCGAGTGGCTGCGCCGTGCCCGCCGCCGCGTCGACGCGCGCCCGCACCTGCGTGCGGCGCTGCACACGTTCGACGACCTCGGTGCGCGGCGGTGGGCGCAGCGGGCCGCGCAGGAGCTGCGCGCGTCGGGCGAGCAGCTGCGCCGCCGCGACACGGCGGCGGCACCGACGGCAGCGCTGACGCCCGCCGAGCGGCAGGTCGCGGCGCTCACCGCCCGTGGCCTGCCCACCCGCCAGGTCGCGGCACAGCTGTTCGTCAGCCCGCGCACCGTGGACTTCCACCTGCGCAACGTGTTCGCCAAGCTCGGCGTCACGTCCCGGGCGGAGCTCGCCCACGTGCTGCCCGACCTGGCGCCCTAG
- a CDS encoding ABC transporter ATP-binding protein — translation MSAPALTRPSPPPRTDRPAAVVRGVVRTYGTGPTAVRALDGVDLDVAAGRLTAVMGPSGSGKSTLMHALAGLDRVDAGSVRLGDVELTTLGERQRTLLRRERVGFVFQSFNLVPSLTALENITLPLRLAGRRADAAWLEELVGTLGLQDRLTHRPHELSGGQQQRVAVARALVTRPDLVLADEPTGNLDSRHGHALLTFLQRATRELGQTVVMVTHDASAAAFADRVVLLADGRVAGDLVDPAVATVLAAVAGLEARRAEA, via the coding sequence ATGTCCGCACCCGCCCTCACCCGTCCGTCCCCGCCGCCGCGCACGGACCGCCCTGCTGCCGTCGTGCGCGGCGTGGTCCGGACCTACGGCACCGGGCCGACCGCCGTCCGCGCCCTCGACGGCGTGGACCTGGACGTCGCCGCCGGCCGGCTCACCGCCGTCATGGGCCCGTCCGGCTCCGGCAAGTCCACCCTCATGCACGCGCTGGCGGGCCTCGACCGGGTCGACGCGGGCTCCGTGCGGCTCGGCGACGTCGAGCTCACGACCCTCGGCGAGCGGCAGCGGACCCTGCTGCGCCGCGAACGGGTCGGGTTCGTCTTCCAGAGCTTCAACCTCGTGCCGTCGCTCACGGCGCTGGAGAACATCACCCTGCCGCTGCGCCTGGCCGGCCGACGCGCCGACGCGGCGTGGCTCGAGGAGCTGGTGGGGACGCTCGGGCTGCAGGACCGGCTGACGCACCGCCCGCACGAGCTCTCCGGGGGCCAGCAGCAGCGCGTGGCCGTCGCACGCGCGCTCGTCACCCGCCCCGACCTGGTCCTGGCCGACGAGCCGACGGGCAACCTCGACTCCCGGCACGGCCACGCGCTGCTGACGTTCCTGCAGCGCGCCACGCGGGAGCTGGGGCAGACCGTCGTCATGGTCACCCACGACGCGTCGGCGGCCGCGTTCGCCGACCGGGTCGTGCTGCTCGCCGACGGCCGTGTCGCCGGCGACCTCGTCGACCCGGCCGTCGCCACCGTCCTGGCCGCCGTGGCCGGGCTCGAGGCGCGGCGGGCGGAGGCGTGA